Within the Gigantopelta aegis isolate Gae_Host chromosome 8, Gae_host_genome, whole genome shotgun sequence genome, the region GTATTCCCTGTCCGCCTGTTTGTCTGTCATCAGACGCAGGTGTCTGCGTATCTCCTTCACTTCCGCTTCCAGTATCGCAAAGGTTGTCGGGACCGGAGTCTCGTTGTCGGCCCCGGGATTGTGGTAGGTTCCGTTGGCGCGGTTCCGCCACGTCTCCTCGGCTTGCATCTCAAAACAGCCCACGCGGTCGTACTTGAACTCGCTGTGTTTCTTCTCCTTGTTATTCTTCACGTATGACTGGACCTGCGAGGGCTCGCGCTCCTGGCGGAGGTCGAACAGCTGGTTCCGCATGCAGAATACACGGGCAAAGAAATCTACCATTACCTGAAACAGAGACAAGGTCAtgatgtaattattataatgacaAAATGCAGAGATCAACGTTGTTTCattctatatttttatttgtttattggcaTACACGCATATATACCCGTACATATACAAATGGTCTACAAACAATGatactaatatattttatcagCAGTATACAAAACGCAACAAAAAACTCCAAAACAACAAAGGCAAAACAGGAAAAcattaatatactagtacattgtTGATCTATTATATAGTTAACATTAGAGTTACAAAAGAGAAAAACTCGGTGGTCTTACTGAATTTCATTAAGACATATAGAAATCGCGTGAATAAAATTGAATAgctttttaaaactgaaaaagaaATCTAAGAAGATGCACTTTTaatgattctaatgttttaataaaaaggCACCATCTTTTTACGTATTCGTCCCCTTGCAAATGAATTTTTGAAACAAGTTTCTCAGTAATGTAATACTCcgtatgatttgttttttcgtAGTTAATGTGACAAATAATACATGTGCCACCATTGGTgatttttatatgaaataaaactctggttgttgttgttgctttagGTTTAAGTTTAGGCTTGCCATAAATAGAAAACCTGTTCAACTTATCTCCCCTGAATTAAACGAGCAACTGTCTTGTTTTGGTTGTCTATTAGTTAACACGGGTTTTACAATGCATGAATAAAtggaatggaaatgttttatttaacgacgcactcaacgcattttatttacggctatattgcgtcagacatatggttaaggaccacacagatagagagagattcCCTACTTTTCTAAATATCACAGGCACCGCCGTTCTGGATCCCCTGAAGTAGAGGTTGACCACGACTACTGAGAGAAGCGTTGATAGCGTGATGAGAATCATGTTCAGACAGTAGTATGCACCTAGagtagaaacaaaaacaaaaacaggacattttaaagtaaacaaaaaaacattaaccaATTTGCATAGAGTTATTCACCGCCTGCACTTGTACCAGAAGCTGTTAGACAGATATGCAACTGAAAAAAGCTGTATGATTCTGTTTCTTACCTATCAGAGAAATTTGACTTTTCTAACAACATAAGCTACTATAAATTGTACGATAGTTTCTATGAGCGGAATGGGCGAAGTTGCACAAGAAGAAGATTCttctaacaactaacaacagaAGCTAGTATAAACTGTATGACTGTTTCTTACCTATGAGTGGGATGGACGAAGCAGCAGGAGGGGTGGACTCGGCTAACAACAGAAGCAGTACGAAGAAGGCCACAAATATATTCATCCCTGGAAGAAAACAATAACAGGGTCCACGAAATTATATACAAGAATATCCATCCAAAACAATGTGAATCCCATACAACCTCATCCCCGCATACAGACCAAgacaagaataaataaataaataaatgaataataataataataataataataataataataaaggtctTAGTGTACTGGTAACATTTAAATACCTAtcctgttattaataatatactactcaaaagaatttaagggtcaacaatttataaccaaataactttcagagtgtattagattgatgatgtaaactacaccaatttttttttttattgttccatatttacaaaaaccccacaaataaacgtcactgtatacaagaaagtcacatgacatgctgtcaaagttgaaggttgtcaaacatggattttacacattagaacattcgtttaatagtgtgtgaatctacccctggcgcgaatacactcgacacatcgttgcctcatgctgttgatcagacgtctgaagaactcttggggaatggcctgccactctgccataagaagttgacccagagcATGAAGGTtcgccggaggggcatggttatcccgaactctcctgcctaattcgtcccaggcgtcctctattggggccaagtcaggcgaatatgctggccaatccatcctggcgataccttgttgtctgagaaagtccgttaccaccctggcgcggtggggtctggcattgtcatcctgcagaactgccccgccgccaatctgctgaaggcctgggagaaccaacggccggataatctcattcagatagcggattccattcagattgccatccaccacataggggggggggggggggtcctgtggtggatagagatgccgccccacaccatgacgctgccaccaccgaaccggtgacgttgtctaacgttaacgtcagcgaagcgctccccaggacgtctgtagacacgaacccgaccgtcgttgaactggagactaaacctggactcatcagtgaacatcactcgaccccactgaaaacgttgccaccgcagatgaagcgtgcaccaaggacgtctggccgttctgtgacgtggtaggagtggtggtcgaacagcctggcgacggcagcgtagattattggctctcagacgattgcgtatggtttgatcagacactcgagttccagtcgcagtccgcagattgtcacgtaatcggcgtgcagtggttgtgcgttgacgtagagccatattggtgatgtagcggtcctctctatttgtagtgcttcggggtcttcccgaacgtggacgatttcgaacagaattcgttgtttggtaccgttgccacagtcggccaacgacactctgactgacaccaagtctcagagcaacatttctttgctattgccatcctgaagccaagcaatagcccttcctcgatcttcgatagtcagttgaagtcgtaccattgtcgaatttggagtgtgcaccgtacacgatgcaagctccaattatacggaaattcagcattgggaacatggaatacacgtgcaaagcgtgcaaatgaagcgctttgtgaaaaacaagctatgggcacttagcagacctttcgctttcgccctaatttacgtgcaaatgtaagcatgttttcgccattagaagtagtcgacagtgtcaatgacagtggattttaattcatttatgggttgcttagacccactttcgtcaaaatggaacaataccatgcgtgacattatggtctagctaatataattgacattcagaaaataatgtcgaaaatatcgtctgacccttaaattcttttgattagtatatatacaatgacattactattttaatacgcaaatatatatttacctttcTTCTCTCAAACTAATTTAACATACTTTCAATGATTAATACGATAGTATTGAACATTCTTTTCGTTTTGTCTCTGTTGCTTTCGGAGGGAATAACGACATTACAAGAATGATACCACATGAGCATGTCAGTTTTCGGAAGAAGAACTGGTTGATTCGATAAACCACACTCCTCCTTTTTCAAATAACAGAAAACGTAAAATAGCATTTATCGAAACATGTCTGAAAagcatttaatattataaaaactaaCAAGAGAGCATACTCAGATTCAGGTAAGTACTGGTAATTTGCGCCAATCTTCTGGTTTAATACGAATCTAGTTCCGCTGTCAGTACAGAAAGGACTTTGTAAactaattatgttaaatatgttcTCCTTACTTCACTAagtactgtttaaaaaaaaaaaaaaatcttgtcttagcatttgaatttttatattgattttgtaaTCACGCTATTCATGTATATTTTACCGTTGGCTGTCAcctaatagccaatgtattattttttttgtatgttccggtttcgttaaacattaatttattattttaatttttttaaatctcctCGTTCTTGTCTTGCTATCACTGTTAATCAgaataaaaactaataaaacacgCAAAATCCTCTCTAATGGAACCGCTCTCAGAAATAAGTACAAAATAATTAACTATGACCATCTCTCACATAAAGGTCGTCACGTCAGATAGACTACGTTACATTGATCCCTGGGGTCCTCTCTGCAAGTTTGGCCGCGCTTTATCATGATAATCGGCAAAAATATACCACCTACATGACTTACCTAATTGCATTTTAGCTGGCGACTCGGGCGGGAGCCAGAAGAGCACTAACGTGAGAGACGACAGCAACACACACGGCAAGATGAGAATGTAGCTGTAGAACGCCACCTTGCGCTTCATCTGGAGTCGGAACGTCAGGTCGACGTACGGTTCGGGACAACACGGGTAATAAAGAACGTTCCTCTGGGCAGACGAGTTCAGAATCTCCCATTCATTGCTGCGGATGTAGTTCGTCATTTCGAAACCGTCTTTGCCATTGTAGAGGAACTGGAGGTCGAGTTTCGACCCGTCGTACGTCCATGACCCGAATTTGAGATGACacgattggatgtcaaacgggAAGTGACGTATGTCGATGGAACAGGAACTTTTGAAAACGGCCTGAGGCATCCAGATGACCGATCCGTCGTTCGTGAGCACGGCCAGGGCCTCGCGTTTCTCCTCTAGGCGAGTGTCGGCGCTGAAATTTcgaaaacaaattatgtatacATAATAATTTACTGAGGACGAAATCAAGAACATAGAACCAAATTTATGAGTCGTTTTACATATTAGTTGGCGAACCAATAAACAAATCACATGCACGTGTTTTCATCATCTAGATATTCAATCACAGTTTCTCGGCAAGGATCTGTAGATTGGAgggtggttgtgtgtgtgtgtgtgtgtgagagagagagagagagagagagagagagagagagagagagagagagagagagagagagagagagagagagagagagagagagaggagagagagagaggggagagagagagagagagagagagagagagagagagagaggcaaagAGAAATATActcagagacagagagagagagatggagacagAGGGTGgcgggaggggagggggcagaCAGAGGCAGAATGAGAGAGGGTACATGGGAGAGAAGGAGACAGAGGGTGGGCAGACAGAGGCAGAATGAGAGAGGGTACATGGGAGAGATGGAGacaggggggggggcagacagtTACAGAATGAGAGAGGGGGGCAGACAGTTACAGAATGAGAGAGGGTACATGGGAGAGATGGAGAcagaggggggtgggggcagacAGTTACAGAATGAGAGAGGGTACATGGGAGAGAAGGTGTATTTGATAATAGAATTCAAACTTCTCATTAGCCGTATCCCAATGGGAAATTCctgattttaaaactaattttactACCTTCCACTCGTGGATGTCTCTGGTGATGTTATCTTATGACCTTTCAATCGACCAATTAAAACTTGCCAACACCTTATCGAAACTCTAACATATTCATAATTACTATACTTTCATATTTGCGATCCAGCTAGTTGTCAATGCCAGATTCCTAAAACAAACTGTGGTATATGATGTCAAGCCTGGTGACAAATGCGTATACTAACCAATGAACTAAACCTTGGACAGACCAAGTCAGGAAATTGAGTTAATGTGTGTCCACAACATACTTATGGAAGATAAAGATAGAGATAGAGTAGTAGAAACAGAGatatatacacagtgatatGCAGAAATACAGAAAGGGAGAGGAAGATGcaccaatacatacatacatggagagagagagagagagagagagagagagagagagagagagagagagagagagagagagagagaggtgggggtggggggaggatgATAGATAGGAATGATTGTTGATGGGGATCATAGGGGTTCAGGGTTTCATATGTTGATGGTGAAGCCTGGGTGACAGCTTGGTTTACAGCAATATGGTTAGCGATATATCTAATCAACAAAACTGTTTGTTCTTCGTGTGTTTTCTTTCTTGTACGACAGGAACTCATCTGTTGATCGATGACTTGCATCTCTGGTCACACCTCTAAACTCACTGTCAGATTACCATCTCAAATCTAAATATGCAAAGCATCCACTACGAATTCCTAAGAGAGAAGCAATACAATTAGGGTCTTAACCACACGGTTGGGAATGAAAGATATGGTGCTGAGAATTTGCCGGCATCTGTCACATATTTGGAACACTGGTATTGAAAGTGGGTCAAACAATTCTGACaattaaaactttgttttgtcaACAGATGCTCATTAAATGCAGACGGGTTTAGATATTCGACGTAATAATATTTCTTGTTCCTTTACTGGTGAAAGTGGACGATCCCGATCTtcacaaaacaaagttaaaatatgtcatatttgtttttattgttattgttgttatttgttttgtttgtttgttatttttgttttgttttttatttaggttttttgtggggtttttttttttttttttttttttgggggggggggttgtatgttattttttgtttgtttgtttgagggttttttgtctgttttgtttgggggttttggggttttttttgggggggttgttgtttttgttgtgtgtttttttggggggtttgtgggtgtgggtttttttttggggggggggggggtgtctttgTCATTTTGAAGCCTGATAAAGCGTTTCAGtctagtaataaatatatttacaaaaaacgtTTCTTCTCGACAGACAATCCTTACATCatgatcaggggcctaatttgTAAAGCTCCCTTAAGTTCTCTTAGATACATTGCAAGTCTTGTTGCATTGCTTAGCGAGATCAGAAAGGTGCCAcactttagtgaattaggcctcgATGTTTTCTGCGCTCTTTATGCTTCTACATTGTTTAAAATGAAGTGATTCTAATATATTCTACGCCAACATGCTACAATGTGAAGAATAAAAAACAACTGCTGATTTGAAAGCAACTCACTAGTTGTACAGCTTGATGTCTGGTGTCCAGATGTCCTCGCTGGGCACTCTGATGGTCGTGATGTTGTCATAACTGGTCGAATTCCACGCCAAGTACATGTCTGTCCAGCTCTGAAAAAGAATAATGTAGTTACACATCCCGATCGGCTTCAGTGGTGTAGTGATTAAACCATCgaacgtaaggctggtaggtactgagttcgtatCCTAGTACCGGTtctcagagcgagtttaaaacttaatgagtaggtgtaaggccactacatcgacttctctctcacactaaccaccaacaactaagcacaaacccactgtcctgtacagGCAGAGCAGACAACTGATGtgttgtccaggacagcgtgtttgaaccttaattggacatgggtgttttagtttttatattaacaattaTTCTAGCACACTCGATGTGGGTGCCAGCCCTAACTGGAGCAGTGATCAACGTCGGTGTGTATGTTCATGTATTTGAGGAACCTCGGTAATTTAGCGAACATATGGCAAGTAAAGAGTGCTGGGTTCAAATACTACTATCGTTTCCCCACGCAGTGTGAGTTATAAGTTCTCAGTGAGGAAATGTTAGCTTTTAAAGTAAAGCGTGTTGCAtctcaaacatttcgtaattctggcatacatgtagtgtgtagtcttcagaggaaacccactactgcTTTGcggcaagtgatcttttatataccactTCCCACAATCCGAACACCACATtttactggtgtgtgtgtgtgtgtgtgtgtgtgtgtgtgtgtgtgtgtgtgtgtgtgtgtgtgtgtgtgtgtctgtgtctgtgtgtgcgagTGCTGTGCCGACAGTTAAACCCGTCCTGTGAGCTTCTGAGGCAACTACACGAACCTCTCTCTGTGCATCTcgctgcctctctctctctctctctctctctctctctctctctctctctctctctctctctctctctctctctctctctctctctctctctctctctctctctctctctcgctaaccctaacaactaaccattatcTCCTACCAGgaacatactttaaaaaaaaaaaaatcataagtGGAGTTACTCTATCCTAACGCACCTAGCAACCGTGGCAAGTCCACCCAGAGCATTATGCCAttggacttgaggctggtaggtactgggttcgtatcccacctgaggcaatggggggtggggggggggggggggggcggtcatGCCAGTACCGGCTTCATACCAGAGTGACGGCACCGCTAGGCATAATGGGTTTCTCCCACTTtacgggtgcgattatgggtgtgtctcctgAGTGTATGGCTTCACATGGGGGATGAATACCCGGCGTGCACTGTAGGTTCCGTATACTTACGTACCTACATAGGACGCCCAGACCCACACGCAGCGCAGACTTCGTACATACATAGGACGcccagatccagacccagacccagacccagatccagatccagatccagatccagacccagacTTTGTACTTACGTAGGACGcccagatccagacccagacTTCGTACTTACATAGGACGcccagatccagacccagacccagacccagacccagatccagatCCAGACTTCGTACTTACATAGGACGCCCAaacccagacccagatccagacccagacTTCGTACTTTCATAGGACgctcagacccagacccagacccagacttCGTACTTACATAGGACGCCCAaacccagacccagatccagacccagacTTCGTACTTACATAGGACGCCCAaacccagacccagatccagacccagacTTCGTACTTTCATAGGAcgcccagacccagacccagacccagacttCGTACTTACATAGGACGCCCAaacccagacccagatccagacccagacTTCGTACTTACATAGGACGCCCAaacccagacccagatccagacccagacTTCGTACTTACATAGGAcgcccagacccagacccagacccagatccagacccagacTTCGTACTTACATAGGAcgcccagacccagacccagacttCGTACTTACATACGACGCCCATACGTTGGTGCTGAGGATCTGGTTCCGCTCGTCCAGGTCGAGGATCTGGATGAGACTGAGGCCGTAGTTGATGGTCAGCGTCTCGTTCTGCTGTTTCACGGGCCGCCCCATCTTCCCCCGCGCCTTGTAGTTGTCCAGCAGCGTCTGGATCAGGATCTTCTCGTCAGACATCTCGGCCGTGCCTGGAAACACACAATTACTCATAGATGTAGTGATAATATaaacgtgtgtttgttttgtttaacgacaacactacagcacattgagttattaatcatcggctattggatgtcaaacatttcataatcctgacatatagttttagtcatagagtggaaacccgcacATTTTGTTCCAGTTGGTAGCAAtgtatcttttgtatgcaccatcctacagacaggatagtacataccacggcctttgatataccagtcgtggtgctgtTATTGGGGTTACGTTGTGAGGAGAAAGCACCCAGTCACAGAATGGATCCAAGAAAGGGGTTTGAGCCTACGACAAAAACACCTCAGCTTCAGTGTTTCGGTCTTGTTCAGATTCTACTTACTAACATATAATAATTCATTGTATAAATGTAACAAACACTGCATTAGtctaataaaaatgtgtttatgcTTTTGATTAAGTGCAAAATTCCATCCTTCATACTGGATTTATATATTACTTCAACAAAAACGAAAACAGCACTTGAATTCTAGATTAATCTCTAACGAAAACGAAGACATGACTTGAATTCTATCAAGATTGTCTTCGTCAAGGTCAAACGTTCTGAAAATAGCATCCACTGGTTCAAGGTACTGACCAGCCTAATACATGCAAAGCCGTACAGACTACTGGGGGATCACATGCAATTTGCCGTAGACGTAAAAAAAACATCATGCCGTGATGTAGTAGCATTCTTACCGAATTGCTATGTAAATTCGCAAAGTGGGTTTCCAAGGCCAATAATTTGTTGTGTGTTGACTGACCAGAATCTGGTCAGTTCTAAATTCAGtcatatattatttatcatgAGTTTTAAACCGATGAATCTGTATCATAGgttgcattttaaaacatctaagtatatagcatatatatatatatataatatatatatatataaatcacatTATGTAGGATGCCATCCACTAGAGCAGGAtatgtttcgtacgtacgaacttatttgaagacaaagtcccgtttggacttcttacaaatattaagacgactagaaccacattgaatatacagacactcatattctaaataagaaaatatatttaatatttaagtttaatcgtagaaatattttatcagtcggaaacatcttacaatgcaacaaactcaggaatgtccctttaaatcaataaaatttgaaaatgtatcacaaaatattgtaaaaactaaccctaaacctaaccttaATTCTAAGTATTTCATTATGTCGATGGCAGTTTCATATCATGTGACCATATATTGTAATCCGAAAACtggtccagttgtggtgtactggtcggaacgataaaaaaaattcagttgagtggatccaccgaggttgttGGATttttgcgacgcaagcacctcaagcgagcactcaaccgactgagctaaatcccgccctcaaACAGATAAATGCAACATTGACAAATACACATGatttatataccagtatatatttttgtttgtaattgacaaaaaaacaccatctaaatagtttattatatattattattctattattattattattattatcatcatcaacgCAACAGTGGCATCGCAGTGGCATCATCTTATCAGATAAGGAGACTgaagagagatacagagagagagagagagaggcagagatgggagagagaggagagagagaggaggagagagagagagagaggggagagtagaggagagaggagagagggagagggagagaagtgaaaagagagagagaggagagagaaggtagagagaggagaggagaggagaaagagagaggaggagagagagagagagagagaaggggaagACGAGAGAAGAAAGGgtgggagagagaaagagggagagagggagacgAGAGGTGGACGAAGCAGATCCGCAATTGAACAAGAATGGACGTTTGAATTTATTTGGGAGGCTAGGGGGAAAAGGTAATCATCAGGAAAAAATAGAGGAAAGGGAAAGAGATGAGGGAGGAGGACGAGCTAAGAGAAGTGAGGAAGGGATTGAAGAAATGAGAGAGGAAAGCGATAAAGAGGTAGGAGAGGGGGAGAGCGTAGAAGGGAGATGGATAGGAAATAAATGTGGGAAAAAAAGAGGcaaggggagagagggggaaggAGAAGGGAGAGGGGATGAGGTTGAAGGTgggagaagagaggagagagaagaagagaataAAGAGGAAAGAAGCGAAGAggaagggagagagggagaaaagTAGAGACTGACGAGAGATAAGGAATAGAAgtgggggggagagagagagaggggatcAGTGGATTAGAGAATAGTGTGGGTGAGAGGGAGGACGAAGGCTAGCGAGGAGGGATTGGAGATgaagaggagaggagagaagagagaaagagagaggagaaagaGGAGAGGAGACGAGATAGGGGAGGTTGGTTGAGAAAGATGAGAGACCCGGAAGAGAGAGAGCAGAGTAGGAGatgaggaggagagagaggagatgacGAGAGAGCGGAGAAGGGAGGAGACGCCCGAGGAGACACGGATGGAAGGCAGATTGGATCCGCAACCGAACAATAAAGGAgggttttaaatttatttgacgCTTGGGAAAAATAATCAGTCATTATCATAATGAAATGAGAGAgataacagagagagagaggggagagagaaggagaccgagagagagatgagagagagagagagaagagagagacgaGAAGAGAGAAAT harbors:
- the LOC121379960 gene encoding neuronal acetylcholine receptor subunit alpha-10-like isoform X2: MTWKGWWIHFMLATFLIGTAEMSDEKILIQTLLDNYKARGKMGRPVKQQNETLTINYGLSLIQILDLDERNQILSTNVWASYSWTDMYLAWNSTSYDNITTIRVPSEDIWTPDIKLYNYADTRLEEKREALAVLTNDGSVIWMPQAVFKSSCSIDIRHFPFDIQSCHLKFGSWTYDGSKLDLQFLYNGKDGFEMTNYIRSNEWEILNSSAQRNVLYYPCCPEPYVDLTFRLQMKRKVAFYSYILILPCVLLSSLTLVLFWLPPESPAKMQLGMNIFVAFFVLLLLLAESTPPAASSIPLIGAYYCLNMILITLSTLLSVVVVNLYFRGSRTAVPVIFRKVMVDFFARVFCMRNQLFDLRQEREPSQVQSYVKNNKEKKHSEFKYDRVGCFEMQAEETWRNRANGTYHNPGADNETPVPTTFAILEAEVKEIRRHLRLMTDKQADREYKQYLAREWQIVALVLDRLFFFVYLLAIFASAFTIFETTMVQTPPHDP
- the LOC121379960 gene encoding acetylcholine receptor subunit beta-like 2 isoform X3; protein product: MYLAWNSTSYDNITTIRVPSEDIWTPDIKLYNYADTRLEEKREALAVLTNDGSVIWMPQAVFKSSCSIDIRHFPFDIQSCHLKFGSWTYDGSKLDLQFLYNGKDGFEMTNYIRSNEWEILNSSAQRNVLYYPCCPEPYVDLTFRLQMKRKVAFYSYILILPCVLLSSLTLVLFWLPPESPAKMQLGMNIFVAFFVLLLLLAESTPPAASSIPLIGAYYCLNMILITLSTLLSVVVVNLYFRGSRTAVPVIFRKVMVDFFARVFCMRNQLFDLRQEREPSQVQSYVKNNKEKKHSEFKYDRVGCFEMQAEETWRNRANGTYHNPGADNETPVPTTFAILEAEVKEIRRHLRLMTDKQADREYKQYLAREWQIVALVLDRLFFFVYLLAIFASAFTIFETTMVQTPPHDP
- the LOC121379960 gene encoding neuronal acetylcholine receptor subunit alpha-10-like isoform X1 — its product is MATKQLCYIYLLMIPSWFYYPSGTAEMSDEKILIQTLLDNYKARGKMGRPVKQQNETLTINYGLSLIQILDLDERNQILSTNVWASYSWTDMYLAWNSTSYDNITTIRVPSEDIWTPDIKLYNYADTRLEEKREALAVLTNDGSVIWMPQAVFKSSCSIDIRHFPFDIQSCHLKFGSWTYDGSKLDLQFLYNGKDGFEMTNYIRSNEWEILNSSAQRNVLYYPCCPEPYVDLTFRLQMKRKVAFYSYILILPCVLLSSLTLVLFWLPPESPAKMQLGMNIFVAFFVLLLLLAESTPPAASSIPLIGAYYCLNMILITLSTLLSVVVVNLYFRGSRTAVPVIFRKVMVDFFARVFCMRNQLFDLRQEREPSQVQSYVKNNKEKKHSEFKYDRVGCFEMQAEETWRNRANGTYHNPGADNETPVPTTFAILEAEVKEIRRHLRLMTDKQADREYKQYLAREWQIVALVLDRLFFFVYLLAIFASAFTIFETTMVQTPPHDP